A stretch of the Hydrogenobacter hydrogenophilus genome encodes the following:
- a CDS encoding SAM-dependent methyltransferase: MGKVYIVGAGPGDVELLTLKAYKLIKSADAILYDRLINQEILSFAKPNCELV, from the coding sequence ATGGGTAAAGTGTACATAGTAGGTGCAGGACCAGGAGATGTGGAACTTTTAACCCTAAAGGCATACAAACTCATAAAATCTGCAGATGCCATACTTTATGACAGACTCATAAACCAAGAGATACTGTCCTTTGCAAAGCCTAACTGCGAACTCGTGTA